A single region of the Panicum virgatum strain AP13 unplaced genomic scaffold, P.virgatum_v5 scaffold_199, whole genome shotgun sequence genome encodes:
- the LOC120693891 gene encoding kinesin-like protein KIN-14E, which yields MQLPEILVQEVLLRLPPAEPASFLRAAAVCKRWRHLIFARSFVLRLHEFHRIDSPFAWARGEEMEEGEEAAAAVTTPPTLRRSQRHAQMSPATTPAPVHRSARKAVEMTPPTLRRSQRLSARKDAATLPPTPATLPSLQEAAESGPRRSVSRTSKLISKYKKQIEEPTKCTMKSDEYSMASFSVHYVNLELVRLKKELHQKSAEVDRLDKALGRESDQRRNVSLRYENDKKLWAAAISNMEKKIKAMKEKQTLLSLEAHECANAIPDLSKMIGAVQALVAQCEDLKWKYCEEMDKRKKLHNILLDTKVNFDVANDGDISITNTGTAKKTFKFDRVFTPKHDQDDVYADVSPLVTSVLDGYNLCIFAYGQTGTGKTFTMEGTESNRGVNYRAMEELFKIAEARKESVTYNFSVNILEVYNEQIRDLSTSPPKKLEIKEDQEGATFVAGLVEAKVNNIKEVWDFLQAGSNARTVGSNNVNEHSSRSHCMQCIMVRAKNLVNGECTSSKLCLVDLAGSERLAKTNVQGERLKEAQNINKSLAALGDVISALSMKNSHIPYRNSKLTHLLQDSLGGDSKVLMLVQISPSDNDVSETVSSLKFASRVCRIELGLAKKQVDTAEFQKTKQMVKELEIKLEKQHHQLSGKLKEKEEMCADLEQKVTELKCKLKRQQSDSEVAVLNRTVRELDHEPLETQRMEATLQLQELESNTKVHVCRKRKATEPPVKNLGRSTAASRATAAATRTAAATRTAAPDSTAPPPRKQPGGNKTKAWVK from the exons ATGCAGCTGCCGGAGATTCTCGTCCAGGAGGTGCTCCTCCGCTTGCCACCGGCGGAGCCCGCGAGCtttctccgcgccgccgccgtctgcaaGCGCTGGCGCCATCTCATCTTCGCCCGCAGCTTCGTCCTCCGATTACACGAGTTCCACCGCATCGATTCCCCATTCGCTTGGGCGAGAGgggaggagatggaggagggggaggaggcggcggcggcggtgacgacACCGCCCACACTGCGTAGGAGCCAGAGGCACGCTCAGATGAGCCCGGCGACGACACCGGCCCCCGTGCACAGGTCGGCTCGGAAGGCCGTGGAGATGACACCACCCACCTTGCGCAGGAGCCAGAGGCTCTCGGCTCGCAAGGACGCAGCCACACTGCCCCCGACCCCGGCGACGCTCCCATCGCTGCAGGAGGCGGCTGAGTCTGGCCCGCGCCGCTCAG TTTCTAGGACAAGCAAGTTGATCTCAAAGTACAAGAAACAGATTGAGGAGCCAACCAAATGCACCATGAAGTCTGATGAGTATTCCATGGCGAGCTTTTCAGTACACTATGTTAATTTGGAGCTTGTCAGACTTAAGAAAGAGCTTCATCAAAAGAGTGCTGAAGTGGACAGGCTTG ATAAAGCCCTTGGTAGAGAGAGTGATCAACGAAGAAATGTTTCTCTGAGATATGAAAATGATAAGAAATTGTGGGCTGCTGCCATATCTAACatggaaaagaaaataaag GCCATGAAAGAAAAGCAGACATTGTTATCTCTTGAAGCACATGAATGTGCAAATGCAATTCCTGATTTGAGCAAGATGATTGGAGCAGTTCAGGCCCTAG TTGCACAGTGCGAAGATTTAAAATGGAAATACTGTGAAGAGATGGACAAGAGGAAGAAACTTCATAACATTCTTCTTGATACAAAAG TGAATTTTGATGTAGCCAATGATGGGGACATCTCAATTACAAACACTGGAACAGCTAAAAAGACATTCAAGTTTGATAGAGTGTTCACGCCAAAACATGACCAAG ATGATGTGTATGCCGACGTGTCTCCACTGGTCACCTCGGTCTTAGATGGCTACAATCTATGCATTTTTGCTTATGGGCAGACCGGAACGGGAAAGACCTTTACCATGGAAGGAACTGAGAGCAATAGGGGGGTCAATTACAGAGCTATGGAAGAGCTGTTCAAGATTGCAGAAGCAAGAAAAGAAAGTGTGACATACAACTTCTCAGTAAACATTCTTGAGGTCTACAATGAACAGATCAGAGACCTTTCCACGTCTCCACCTAAGAA GCTGGAGATAAAGGAGGACCAGGAAGGAGCTACTTTTGTGGCTGGATTAGTGGAGGCCAAAGTCAATAATATAAAGGAGGTTTGGGATTTTTTGCAAGCTGGAAGTAACGCAAGGACTGTCGGTTCAAACAATGTTAATGAGCACAGCAGCCGCTCGCACTG TATGCAATGCATCATGGTTCGGGCTAAGAACCTAGTGAATGGAGAATGTACAAGTAGTAAGCTTTGTCTTGTAGATTTGGCTGGTAGTGAGCGTTTGGCGAAGACTAATGTGCAAGGTGAAAGGCTTAAGGAGGCACAAAATATTAACAAATCCCTTGCTGCATTGGGCGATGTCATTTCAGCTCTTTCTATGAAAAATAGCCATATACCCTACAG AAATTCTAAGTTGACACATTTGCTGCAAGATTCTCTAG GAGGAGATTCAAAGGTGTTAATGTTAGTGCAAATTAGCCCATCAGATAATGATGTTTCAGAAACTGTGAGTTCATTAAAGTTCGCTAGCCGTGTGTGTCGTATCGAATTGGGGCTAGCAAAGAAGCAGGTTGATACTGCTGAATTTCAAAAGACCAAACAGATG GTAAAAGAGCTTGAAATTAAATTGGAGAAACAGCATCATCAGCTTTCTGGAAAActaaaggagaaagaagaaatgTGTGCTGACCTTGAGCAGAAG GTTACGGAGTTAAAGTGCAAACTGAAGAGACAGCAATCGGACTCTGAGGTTGCAGTTCTTAATAGAACG GTAAGGGAACTAGATCATGAACCATTGGAAACACAGAGAATGGAGGCAACACTCCAG CTACAGGAACTCGAAAGCAACACCAAAGTGCATGTCTGCAGGAAGAGGAAGGCAACGGAGCCCCCGGTGAAGAACCTGGGAAGGTCAacggcggcgtcgagggccACTGCTGCCGCTACGCGCACTGCTGCCGCTACGCGCACGGCAGCTCCTGATTCCACAGCACCACCACCCAGGAAGCAGCCGGGCGGGAACAAGACCAAAGCATGGGTTAAGTAG